The following coding sequences lie in one Bicyclus anynana chromosome 21, ilBicAnyn1.1, whole genome shotgun sequence genomic window:
- the LOC112051366 gene encoding probable glucosamine 6-phosphate N-acetyltransferase, with protein sequence MGLEKRHSNEETSSEYLYPPDILQTLDFSRSPAKFSPKISAANPGEDWMVVRPLQRADFDKGFLQLLSQLTSTGNITRKQFDERFTQMKSSGGYYVTVIEDKRISKIIGAATLTIEQKFIHNCSVRGRLEDVVVNDTYRGKQLGKLIVVTVSLLAQAVGCYKMSLDCKDHLIKFYNTLGYKCEPGNSNAMNMRFEEPS encoded by the exons ATGGGCTTAGAAAAACGCCATAGTAatgag GAAACCAGCTCAGAGTATCTCTACCCCCCGGATATCCTCCAGACCCTGGACTTCAGCAGGAGTCCAGCAAAATTCAGCCCCAAGATAAGTGCAGCAAATCCTGGTGAGGACTGGATGGTGGTCAGGCCGTTGCAACGAGCGGACTTTGACAAAGGCTTCCTGCAACTGCTCAGTCAGTTGACCAGCACAGGGAACATCACCAGGAAACAGTTTGATG AACGTTTTACGCAAATGAAGAGTTCCGGCGGATATTACGTCACCGTCATAGAAGATAAACGCATCAGCAAAATCATCGGCGCCGCCACACTCACCATAGAGCAGAAGTTCATACACAACTGTTCAGTG CGCGGTCGACTCGAAGATGTAGTTGTGAATGACACATACAGAGGAAAGCAATTAGGGAAATT GATCGTGGTGACCGTGTCCCTGTTGGCGCAGGCGGTAGGATGCTACAAGATGTCGCTGGACTGCAAGGACCACCTCATCAAGTTCTACAACACGCTGGGCTACAAGTGCGAGCCCGGGAACTCCAACGCCATGAACATGCG GTTCGAGGAGCCATCCTGA